A window of Microcystis aeruginosa FD4 contains these coding sequences:
- a CDS encoding type II toxin-antitoxin system HicA family toxin — MSKRDKLLELLKNSPNNARFNDICKLLELEGFSLDRITGSHHIFKRNDIILVIPVHNKKVKSVYIRRVLEIIGDN; from the coding sequence GTGTCTAAAAGGGATAAACTACTAGAACTACTAAAGAATAGTCCTAATAACGCAAGATTCAACGATATTTGTAAACTGCTAGAATTAGAAGGGTTTTCCCTTGATCGAATTACAGGTAGCCATCACATTTTTAAAAGAAATGATATTATTTTGGTCATACCTGTTCATAATAAAAAAGTAAAATCTGTTTATATTCGTCGAGTCCTTGAAATTATCGGAGACAACTAA
- a CDS encoding type II toxin-antitoxin system HicA family toxin: protein MAKFPVDAPKAKVIKVLEKFGFSIVREKEHISMIRKNPDGTTTPLTLPNHQQIKSSTLRSICTQAGISRDDFIASYEKI, encoded by the coding sequence ATGGCAAAATTTCCCGTTGATGCTCCCAAAGCCAAAGTGATTAAAGTTCTTGAAAAATTTGGTTTTTCAATTGTTAGAGAAAAAGAGCATATTTCTATGATTAGAAAAAATCCAGATGGAACAACAACACCTTTAACGCTACCAAATCACCAGCAAATTAAAAGCTCTACATTAAGGAGTATTTGCACTCAAGCGGGTATCTCACGAGATGATTTTATTGCTTCCTATGAAAAGATTTAA
- a CDS encoding type II toxin-antitoxin system HicB family antitoxin: MKSIKIIVEKHDDGYIAYPLGIQGIVVGEGDTYEDALNDVRSAIAFHVETFGESVLEADSSVLEAFVVEAMV, encoded by the coding sequence ATGAAATCCATCAAAATTATTGTGGAAAAGCATGATGATGGCTATATCGCCTATCCATTGGGAATTCAAGGCATAGTAGTCGGTGAAGGTGATACCTATGAAGATGCTCTTAATGACGTGCGATCAGCGATCGCTTTTCATGTTGAAACCTTTGGGGAATCAGTTCTCGAAGCTGACTCATCTGTATTAGAAGCCTTTGTTGTAGAGGCAATGGTTTAA
- a CDS encoding DUF2283 domain-containing protein, with the protein MLPVNLENIGSYQMKAKYDAEVDVLTITWHDTPVEESEAISPGVILDYDQAGNVIGIEILNASRKIENFSPNVQVAISSR; encoded by the coding sequence ATGTTACCAGTAAACTTAGAAAATATAGGCAGCTATCAAATGAAAGCTAAATATGATGCTGAAGTTGACGTTTTAACAATTACCTGGCATGACACACCCGTAGAAGAAAGTGAGGCAATCAGTCCGGGGGTTATTCTTGACTATGATCAAGCAGGTAATGTAATCGGGATTGAAATTCTTAATGCTTCTCGAAAAATCGAGAATTTTTCTCCGAATGTGCAGGTAGCTATTTCTTCTCGATAA
- a CDS encoding DUF6887 family protein, producing the protein MSQPKFQAMSQKELQDYMLSHRDDQQAFYAYIDRLHQQGNWIEMPPVDSVEDLEKYPEFTARFRQNSQP; encoded by the coding sequence ATGAGTCAACCTAAATTTCAAGCAATGAGTCAAAAAGAACTGCAAGATTATATGCTTTCTCACCGAGATGATCAACAAGCCTTCTATGCTTATATAGACAGACTACATCAACAAGGAAATTGGATTGAAATGCCTCCAGTAGATTCGGTTGAAGATTTAGAAAAATATCCTGAATTTACAGCACGATTTCGCCAAAACTCTCAACCTTGA
- a CDS encoding hemolysin family protein has protein sequence MFSATTEILVIFFLILLNGVFALSEIAIVSARKVRLEQLARDDRRAAVALKLANDPNQILSTVQIGITLVGIFAGAYGGANLSVSMAQLLAQVPVLAPYSQALGLGLVVLIITYLSLVVGELVPKRLGLSNPEKIAILVADPLDRLSKIVSPVVHLLSQSTNLILSLLGISANNNDSPITEEELKIMLKQGTEAGTFEEAEQDMVERVLGLGDRRVSQIMTTRPDIIWLDLEDSAEINRQKLIESNHNRFPVCQGSLDEVLGVIEVTDLLADCLTGESFDLTKDLQQPLFVPESTRGLKVLELVQQSGHHIALVVDEYGVIQGLVTRKDILEAIVGDLPQLDDIEDAQIVQREDGSWLIDGTVAIEDFKELFEISELPGEKQGNYHTLGGFIITHLGRIPGAADHFEWQRLRLEVVDMDGNRVDKVLVTLLLDDL, from the coding sequence ATGTTCTCGGCGACTACCGAAATTCTTGTTATCTTCTTCCTTATCCTCCTCAATGGAGTCTTTGCTCTCTCGGAAATTGCCATTGTCTCGGCCCGCAAAGTCCGTTTAGAACAATTAGCCAGAGATGATCGAAGGGCGGCAGTGGCCTTAAAATTGGCCAATGATCCCAATCAAATTTTATCGACGGTGCAGATTGGCATTACCCTAGTGGGAATCTTTGCCGGGGCCTACGGAGGAGCCAATTTATCGGTCAGTATGGCGCAATTATTGGCGCAAGTTCCTGTTTTAGCCCCCTATAGTCAAGCTTTGGGATTAGGATTAGTGGTGTTAATTATTACCTATTTATCGCTGGTGGTGGGGGAATTAGTGCCGAAACGGTTAGGTTTAAGTAATCCCGAAAAAATCGCTATCCTCGTTGCAGATCCTCTCGATAGGTTATCGAAAATTGTTTCGCCCGTTGTCCATCTTTTGAGTCAATCGACTAATCTGATTCTCAGTTTGTTGGGGATTAGCGCTAATAATAATGATTCCCCCATTACGGAAGAAGAATTGAAAATTATGCTTAAACAGGGAACCGAAGCGGGAACCTTTGAGGAAGCAGAACAGGATATGGTGGAAAGGGTGTTAGGATTGGGCGATCGCAGAGTCAGTCAGATTATGACCACGCGCCCAGATATTATTTGGCTAGATTTGGAAGATAGTGCCGAAATTAACCGCCAGAAGCTAATTGAGAGCAATCATAACCGTTTTCCTGTGTGTCAGGGCAGTTTAGATGAGGTTTTGGGGGTAATCGAAGTCACAGACTTATTGGCAGATTGTTTAACCGGTGAAAGTTTCGACCTGACGAAGGATTTACAACAGCCGCTTTTTGTGCCGGAAAGCACTCGGGGTTTAAAGGTTTTAGAATTAGTGCAGCAAAGTGGTCATCATATTGCCTTGGTAGTGGATGAGTACGGGGTAATTCAAGGATTGGTGACGCGCAAGGATATTTTAGAGGCAATTGTCGGCGATTTACCCCAATTAGATGATATTGAAGATGCTCAGATCGTGCAGCGGGAAGATGGTTCTTGGTTGATCGATGGCACAGTGGCGATCGAAGATTTTAAAGAATTATTTGAAATCAGTGAATTACCGGGGGAAAAACAGGGAAATTATCACACTTTAGGTGGTTTTATTATTACCCATCTTGGTAGGATTCCGGGGGCTGCCGATCATTTTGAATGGCAAAGGTTGCGTTTGGAAGTGGTGGATATGGACGGTAATCGCGTCGATAAGGTGTTAGTCACGCTCTTGTTGGATGATTTGTAA
- a CDS encoding DUF2442 domain-containing protein — MLYPKITSAEIIENYTLLVHFSNHQARKYNCENLLEKTMFSSLKNYAFFKNFQLDPSGSGIIWNDEVDISE; from the coding sequence ATGCTTTACCCCAAAATAACATCAGCCGAAATCATTGAAAATTATACTCTATTGGTGCATTTTTCTAATCATCAAGCTAGAAAATATAACTGTGAAAATCTACTAGAAAAAACGATGTTTTCTTCCCTTAAAAACTATGCTTTCTTTAAAAACTTTCAACTTGATCCATCAGGGAGCGGAATCATTTGGAATGATGAAGTTGATATAAGCGAGTAG
- a CDS encoding DUF4160 domain-containing protein, protein MPEITRFYGIIIKLFFADYPPPHFHAIYEEYNALFNLETLEIIEGDLPNRATKMVVEWATIYQPELLKMWNTQEFNKLPPLK, encoded by the coding sequence ATGCCAGAAATTACTCGATTTTATGGAATTATCATTAAACTCTTTTTTGCCGATTATCCACCTCCCCATTTTCATGCGATTTATGAAGAATATAACGCCCTATTTAATCTGGAAACCTTAGAAATCATTGAAGGAGACTTACCTAATAGAGCCACAAAAATGGTTGTAGAATGGGCAACAATCTATCAACCAGAATTATTGAAAATGTGGAACACTCAAGAATTTAATAAATTACCACCTTTGAAATAA
- a CDS encoding type II toxin-antitoxin system PemK/MazF family toxin gives MKLGDIVLIRFPQADLKSGKLRPALIIAISPSRHRDLLLALISSRLHQATLGFDEIINTSDSDYITTGLKVASLIRLGRLTSVESSVINARLGNISPERLIRIKNLLINWLRK, from the coding sequence ATGAAACTAGGTGATATTGTTCTAATTCGTTTTCCTCAAGCAGACTTGAAATCAGGAAAACTACGTCCAGCTTTAATTATTGCTATTTCACCAAGTCGCCATCGTGATTTATTACTTGCTTTAATTTCTTCTCGTCTCCATCAAGCTACTCTAGGATTTGACGAAATTATTAATACCTCAGATTCTGACTATATTACTACTGGACTTAAAGTGGCTTCTTTAATTCGGCTAGGACGATTAACAAGTGTCGAATCATCTGTAATCAATGCACGTTTAGGAAATATCTCACCAGAAAGACTAATACGTATTAAAAATCTTTTAATCAATTGGCTAAGAAAATAA
- a CDS encoding type II toxin-antitoxin system RelE/ParE family toxin encodes MINLVFSQSFKRAFKTRIKRQPDLKSKIETKLRLLADDPYNPILRTHKLKGKLSGAWAFSVEYDCRIIFNFESNPETQEEEINLIDIGTHDEVY; translated from the coding sequence ATGATTAACTTGGTTTTTAGCCAATCATTTAAACGCGCTTTCAAAACAAGGATTAAACGACAACCCGACTTAAAATCAAAAATAGAAACCAAATTGAGACTACTCGCTGACGATCCCTATAATCCAATATTACGCACCCATAAACTAAAGGGGAAACTGTCAGGTGCTTGGGCTTTTTCTGTTGAATATGATTGTCGAATTATTTTCAATTTTGAATCAAACCCTGAAACCCAAGAAGAAGAGATCAACCTAATTGATATTGGAACTCACGATGAGGTTTATTGA
- a CDS encoding type II toxin-antitoxin system HicB family antitoxin: MNYPIIIYPCEEGGFVAEIPALSGCLAQGETLEETLEELLMVKDLWLETAQKYNQKLPNLETEIAKIKALSTV; the protein is encoded by the coding sequence ATGAATTATCCAATTATTATTTATCCCTGTGAAGAAGGCGGTTTTGTCGCTGAAATTCCAGCACTATCTGGCTGTTTGGCTCAGGGTGAAACCTTAGAAGAAACCCTAGAAGAATTACTGATGGTAAAAGATTTATGGTTAGAAACAGCCCAAAAATATAATCAAAAACTTCCCAACTTAGAAACAGAGATAGCGAAAATCAAAGCATTAAGCACTGTATAG
- a CDS encoding REP-associated tyrosine transposase: MQYRRAKTPGATYFFTLVTYNRHKILCEPENVDLLRNAFKYVMRQHHFKIDAIVILPDPIHALWTLPETDADFSTRWRLIKSYFSRQCHPQYQGKISTSRQHKKEKAIWQRRFWEHQVRDGRQGRAYGDRDFVNHIEYIHYNPVHHGLVKAPKDWQYSSFHRYVEEGIYDQMWGASERLIFDSNIGME, from the coding sequence ATGCAATATCGTAGGGCAAAAACACCAGGAGCAACTTATTTTTTTACGTTGGTGACATACAATCGCCACAAAATTTTGTGTGAACCTGAAAATGTGGATTTACTACGAAATGCTTTTAAATATGTCATGCGACAACATCATTTTAAGATTGATGCTATTGTCATTTTACCAGATCCCATTCATGCTCTTTGGACATTGCCTGAAACAGATGCAGATTTTTCAACTCGTTGGCGATTAATTAAAAGTTATTTTAGCCGTCAATGTCATCCTCAATATCAGGGTAAAATTTCAACATCTCGACAACATAAAAAAGAAAAGGCCATTTGGCAACGCCGATTTTGGGAGCATCAAGTTCGAGATGGTCGCCAAGGGCGCGCCTACGGCGATCGAGATTTTGTTAATCATATCGAATACATTCATTATAATCCCGTGCATCATGGATTAGTAAAAGCTCCGAAAGATTGGCAATATTCTAGTTTTCATCGTTATGTTGAAGAAGGAATTTATGATCAGATGTGGGGGGCTTCAGAAAGGCTGATCTTTGATAGTAATATTGGTATGGAATAA
- a CDS encoding glycosyl hydrolase family 57, translated as MIATPVSSKSNPITEIRPGLPTICGWEQEIAAIVNHDDPIFLPTTNLNLDNIKAGFACALHMHQPTIPAGVNGELICNLQHMFEHQGDGDNHNASVFAWCYSRMGDFIPELVAEGCNPRIMLDYSGNLLWGLVQMGRQDILDKLKLITCNSQYQPYVEWLGTMWSHAVAPSTPIPDLKLQMQAWQTYFASIFGPDALKRVKGFSPPEMHLPNHPDTLYEYIKALKECGYRWLLVQEHSVENLDGSGLSQEQKYIPNRLLARNSRGEVMAITALIKTQGSDTKLVAQMQPYHEAKCRGKQQIGGVWVPSLGSQIADGENGGVMMNEFPRDFPNPWREMQGGSSVAGFNGTEYLELIEAAGVNPQDYPPIQAVHQHKIWQRVNPEAATPEAVEQAIADLKQSDHRFSMDGASWTNDLSWVRGYENVLEPMNQLSAQFHEKYDPLVQADPSFTRRPDYLEALLYNLLVQTSCFRYWGQGTWTDYARTLYERGAALTR; from the coding sequence ATGATCGCTACACCCGTATCATCGAAATCGAACCCTATCACGGAAATCCGCCCCGGACTACCGACTATTTGCGGTTGGGAACAGGAAATCGCGGCGATTGTTAATCACGATGATCCGATCTTTTTACCGACAACAAATCTCAACTTAGATAATATTAAGGCTGGTTTTGCCTGTGCCTTGCATATGCACCAACCCACCATCCCCGCGGGTGTTAACGGTGAATTAATCTGCAATCTCCAGCATATGTTCGAGCATCAAGGGGATGGTGATAACCATAATGCCAGCGTTTTTGCTTGGTGTTACAGTCGCATGGGCGATTTTATCCCGGAATTGGTGGCGGAAGGCTGTAATCCCCGGATTATGCTCGATTATTCCGGCAATCTCCTCTGGGGTTTGGTACAGATGGGACGGCAGGATATCCTCGATAAACTCAAATTAATCACCTGTAACAGTCAATATCAACCCTATGTGGAATGGTTGGGGACGATGTGGAGTCATGCGGTGGCTCCTTCCACACCGATTCCCGATCTAAAATTACAGATGCAAGCATGGCAAACCTATTTTGCCTCGATTTTTGGCCCAGATGCCCTGAAACGAGTCAAAGGGTTCTCTCCCCCGGAAATGCACCTTCCTAACCATCCTGATACCCTCTACGAGTATATTAAAGCTCTCAAAGAATGCGGCTATCGTTGGTTATTGGTACAGGAACATTCGGTGGAAAATCTCGACGGTTCGGGATTGAGTCAGGAACAAAAATATATTCCTAATCGCTTGCTGGCCCGTAATTCTCGGGGTGAAGTGATGGCGATTACTGCTTTGATTAAAACCCAGGGTTCCGACACCAAATTAGTCGCCCAAATGCAACCCTACCACGAGGCAAAATGCCGCGGTAAACAGCAAATCGGCGGCGTTTGGGTTCCTTCCTTAGGTTCCCAGATTGCCGACGGTGAAAATGGTGGCGTGATGATGAATGAATTTCCTCGCGATTTTCCCAATCCTTGGCGGGAAATGCAGGGGGGTTCCAGTGTGGCAGGATTTAACGGTACGGAATATCTGGAGTTAATCGAGGCTGCTGGCGTTAATCCTCAAGATTATCCCCCAATTCAAGCCGTACACCAGCATAAAATCTGGCAGCGAGTTAATCCCGAGGCCGCTACCCCGGAAGCAGTGGAACAAGCGATCGCTGATTTAAAACAGTCCGACCACCGTTTTAGCATGGATGGGGCATCTTGGACAAATGATCTCAGTTGGGTGCGCGGTTACGAAAATGTCCTCGAACCGATGAACCAATTAAGCGCTCAATTCCACGAGAAATATGATCCTTTAGTACAGGCGGATCCTAGCTTCACCCGACGACCAGATTATCTGGAGGCACTGCTTTATAATTTGCTCGTGCAAACCAGTTGTTTCCGTTATTGGGGCCAGGGTACTTGGACAGATTATGCCCGCACTTTGTACGAAAGAGGCGCAGCCTTAACCCGATAG
- a CDS encoding type II toxin-antitoxin system HicB family antitoxin → MKSIKIIVEKHPDGYIAYPLGIQGVVVGEGDTYEDALNDVRSAIAFHVETFGESVLEAESSVLEAFVVEAMV, encoded by the coding sequence ATGAAATCCATTAAAATCATTGTTGAAAAACATCCTGATGGCTATATCGCCTATCCATTGGGAATTCAAGGCGTAGTAGTCGGTGAAGGTGATACCTATGAAGATGCTCTTAATGACGTGCGATCGGCGATCGCTTTTCATGTTGAAACCTTTGGGGAATCAGTTCTCGAAGCTGAATCATCTGTATTAGAAGCCTTTGTTGTAGAGGCAATGGTCTAA
- a CDS encoding DUF2442 domain-containing protein, with amino-acid sequence MRFSNHKARKYNCEKLLEKTMFSPLKNYAFLKNFQLDPSGSGIIGNDEVDISE; translated from the coding sequence GTGCGTTTCTCTAATCATAAAGCCAGAAAATATAATTGTGAAAAGCTACTGGAAAAAACGATGTTTTCTCCCTTGAAAAACTATGCTTTCTTGAAAAATTTTCAACTCGATCCATCAGGTAGCGGCATAATTGGGAATGATGAAGTTGATATAAGCGAGTAG
- a CDS encoding Txe/YoeB family addiction module toxin yields the protein MKNIVFDPKAFKEFNEWAIEDKKLYKKIVDLIDDILRHPFSEIGKPEPLKYQLKGYWSRRIDDEHRLVYSFSHTCVAHLNLC from the coding sequence TTGAAAAATATAGTATTTGATCCGAAAGCTTTTAAAGAATTCAATGAATGGGCGATAGAAGACAAAAAACTCTATAAAAAAATCGTTGATTTAATTGATGATATATTGCGCCATCCCTTCTCTGAAATCGGTAAACCCGAACCCTTAAAATATCAACTCAAGGGTTATTGGTCAAGACGCATTGATGATGAACATCGCTTAGTATATAGCTTTTCTCACACCTGTGTGGCACATTTAAACCTTTGCTGA
- a CDS encoding type II toxin-antitoxin system HicA family toxin, protein MAKFPVDAPNAKVIKVLEKFGFSIVREKEHISMIRKNSDGTTTPLTLPNHQQIKSSTLRSICTQAGISRDDFIASYEKT, encoded by the coding sequence ATGGCAAAATTTCCCGTTGATGCTCCCAACGCCAAAGTGATTAAAGTTCTTGAAAAATTTGGTTTTTCAATTGTTAGAGAAAAAGAGCATATTTCTATGATTAGAAAAAATTCGGATGGAACAACAACACCTTTAACACTACCAAATCACCAGCAAATTAAAAGCTCTACATTAAGAAGTATTTGCACTCAAGCGGGTATCTCACGAGATGATTTTATTGCTTCCTATGAAAAAACTTAA
- the trpB gene encoding tryptophan synthase subunit beta: MTITPIYAASASTASQYPDAFGRFGRYGGKYVPETLMPALSELETAYNQYKDDPDFQEELNQLLKDYVGRPSPLYFAERLTAHYAKADGTGAQIYLKREDLNHTGAHKINNALGQVLLAKRMGKKRIIAETGAGQHGVATATVCARFGLECVIYMGIHDMERQELNVFRMRLLGATVQPVAAGTGTLKDATSEAIRDWVTNVETTHYILGSVAGPHPYPMMVRDFHAVIGQETRQQSLEKWGGLPDILLACVGGGSNAMGLFHEFVKETSVRLIGVEAAGESIASGKHAATLTQGQPGVLHGAMSYLLQDNEGQVIEAHSISAGLDYPGVGPEHSFLKDIGRAEYYSVTDQEALEAFQRVSRLEGIIPALETAHALAYLETLCPQVTGSPRIVINFSGRGDKDVQSVAKYLSMNG, translated from the coding sequence ATGACTATCACGCCGATTTATGCCGCCTCAGCCAGCACAGCAAGCCAGTATCCCGATGCTTTTGGGCGTTTTGGACGCTACGGGGGCAAATACGTCCCAGAAACCCTGATGCCAGCCTTAAGTGAACTAGAAACGGCCTATAATCAGTACAAAGACGACCCCGATTTTCAAGAAGAATTAAATCAACTACTCAAGGATTACGTCGGCAGACCTAGCCCCTTATATTTTGCCGAACGTCTCACCGCCCATTATGCCAAAGCTGACGGTACTGGGGCGCAAATTTACCTAAAAAGGGAAGATTTAAACCATACCGGGGCCCACAAGATTAATAACGCCCTCGGTCAGGTTTTATTAGCCAAACGCATGGGTAAAAAACGCATTATCGCCGAAACCGGGGCAGGACAGCACGGCGTGGCCACCGCTACGGTTTGCGCTCGTTTTGGTCTAGAATGCGTGATTTATATGGGAATTCACGACATGGAACGCCAGGAACTCAATGTTTTCCGCATGAGACTGCTTGGCGCAACGGTGCAACCCGTGGCCGCCGGGACGGGAACCCTGAAAGATGCCACCTCGGAAGCGATTCGCGACTGGGTAACTAATGTGGAAACCACTCACTACATCCTTGGTTCTGTGGCCGGTCCCCACCCCTATCCGATGATGGTGCGCGATTTTCATGCGGTTATTGGTCAAGAAACTCGTCAGCAAAGTCTGGAAAAATGGGGCGGTTTACCGGATATTCTCCTCGCTTGTGTGGGGGGTGGTTCTAATGCTATGGGTTTATTTCATGAGTTTGTTAAAGAAACTTCCGTGCGTTTAATTGGTGTTGAGGCCGCTGGGGAAAGTATCGCTTCCGGAAAACACGCCGCCACCCTTACCCAAGGTCAACCGGGGGTTCTACATGGGGCCATGAGTTATTTATTACAAGATAACGAAGGTCAAGTTATCGAGGCTCACTCCATTAGTGCCGGTTTAGATTATCCCGGAGTCGGGCCAGAACATAGCTTTTTAAAAGATATTGGTCGCGCCGAATATTACAGCGTGACTGACCAGGAAGCATTAGAAGCTTTTCAAAGAGTTTCCCGTTTAGAAGGGATTATTCCGGCCCTAGAAACTGCCCACGCTTTAGCTTATTTAGAAACTCTTTGCCCGCAAGTAACTGGTAGTCCTCGCATTGTTATTAATTTCTCTGGACGGGGTGATAAAGATGTGCAATCGGTGGCTAAATATTTATCGATGAATGGTTAA
- a CDS encoding helix-turn-helix domain-containing protein has protein sequence MTYEKVKNLNPEEFKRFCGVYPETFKDMVKALAAEKVLQKKSGRPSKLSLEDQILMTLEYLREYSTYFHLGINWEINETTALGITRKVENILALR, from the coding sequence ATGACTTACGAAAAAGTAAAAAATTTGAATCCAGAAGAGTTTAAACGCTTTTGTGGAGTATATCCTGAAACATTTAAGGATATGGTGAAGGCTTTGGCTGCCGAAAAAGTTCTGCAAAAAAAATCGGGAAGACCAAGTAAATTAAGTCTAGAAGACCAAATCTTGATGACCTTAGAGTATTTACGGGAATATAGTACTTATTTCCATCTCGGAATTAATTGGGAGATTAATGAGACAACAGCCCTAGGAATCACTAGAAAGGTAGAAAATATTCTGGCTCTTCGGTAA
- a CDS encoding DUF6888 family protein has translation MLSSFKLTKKGVTIIATSEQKTRCYVLCCWFTRLYLPINIVRLDERTGNIFFLAGEENIIEIYPNGNWRYIA, from the coding sequence TTGTTATCATCTTTCAAATTAACCAAAAAAGGAGTTACAATTATAGCTACGTCAGAGCAAAAAACAAGATGTTATGTCCTGTGTTGTTGGTTTACTAGACTTTATTTACCTATTAACATTGTTCGTCTAGATGAGCGCACGGGAAATATTTTTTTCCTGGCAGGAGAGGAAAACATTATTGAAATCTATCCAAACGGAAATTGGAGGTACATTGCATGA
- a CDS encoding cation-transporting P-type ATPase, protein MPIQSIGNQPFAADNPAALDNPHIIDTDIYLRGCEMAATNASNKQGRGQFPLEELMAKLGTSANGLSQSEAQKHLS, encoded by the coding sequence TTGCCGATCCAATCGATCGGGAATCAGCCATTTGCCGCAGATAATCCGGCGGCTCTTGACAACCCTCATATTATAGATACTGACATCTATCTCAGGGGCTGTGAAATGGCCGCAACAAACGCAAGCAACAAGCAAGGAAGAGGGCAGTTTCCCCTAGAGGAGTTAATGGCTAAACTGGGTACCTCAGCCAATGGCTTGAGTCAAAGTGAGGCACAAAAGCACCTCTCCTAG